A region of Salinibacter sp. 10B DNA encodes the following proteins:
- the ftsH gene encoding ATP-dependent zinc metalloprotease FtsH gives MSDSNSQPPGPDSSPGEERHTRSLFRSRFALWIYLAIFLALIIHLILNWEGESPPRVEYSTFLEYVEAGHVERVEVVNDSRIEGTYTAEAVKSGQVQARKGEEGLLGSLTASDRRQFITTKPADHELTSFLRDHNEAVAPKGGTSVRFTARTEDDWTGTILLWLIPLGLLAAVWVFVLRRMNPGSQMLNIGKNTATLFDAADQDPVTFDDVAGLEEAKEEVAEVVEFLQTPEKFTRLGGELPKGVLLVGPPGTGKTLMAKAVAGEAGVPFFSISGSDFVEMYVGVGASRVRDLFKSAKEKAPCIIFIDEIDAVGRSRGRSNMVGGNDERENTLNQLLAEMDGFGSDEGIIIMAATNRPDVLDSALLRPGRFDRQILVEKPDRRARKKIFEVHVRTLRLADTVELEILAGQTPGFAGAEIANVCNEAALLAARKDKEQIEMEDFEQSIDRVIAGLEKKNKIISPEEREIIAYHESGHAIVGWFLEHTDPVVKVSIVPRGMSALGHAQYLPEERYLYSTEALLDRMTMALGGRVAERLIFDRVTTGAQNDLERITKMAYAMVTDYGMSERIGNLSFNLSQREEERPMFSKPYSDATAEAIDEEVRKIVSRARDRAHQMLEEKRGQLEEMADALLEQEVLGPEELLRILGERPHGEYVDVDQRGRALREAPPPADESPAERAGSSSESDASGASTETQANGLP, from the coding sequence ATGTCTGATTCCAATTCCCAACCGCCGGGTCCAGATTCCTCCCCCGGAGAGGAGCGGCACACCCGATCCCTATTTCGATCGCGGTTTGCCCTTTGGATCTATCTGGCGATTTTCCTCGCGCTCATCATCCACCTCATTCTCAATTGGGAAGGGGAATCTCCGCCCCGAGTGGAGTACAGCACCTTCCTCGAATACGTTGAGGCAGGGCACGTGGAGCGAGTGGAGGTGGTCAACGACTCCCGGATTGAGGGCACCTATACGGCGGAGGCAGTGAAATCCGGCCAGGTGCAGGCTCGGAAGGGAGAGGAGGGCCTACTCGGCTCACTGACGGCATCGGATCGGCGGCAGTTCATCACAACGAAGCCCGCCGATCACGAGCTCACGTCGTTCCTTCGGGATCACAACGAGGCTGTGGCCCCGAAGGGCGGGACGTCGGTCCGGTTTACCGCTAGAACCGAAGACGACTGGACTGGAACGATTCTCCTTTGGCTCATCCCGCTAGGCCTGCTGGCTGCCGTGTGGGTGTTTGTACTCCGGCGGATGAACCCGGGGTCACAGATGCTTAACATTGGGAAAAACACAGCGACGTTGTTTGATGCGGCGGACCAGGATCCCGTGACCTTTGACGATGTGGCGGGGTTGGAAGAGGCGAAAGAGGAGGTGGCCGAGGTGGTAGAGTTTCTCCAGACGCCGGAGAAGTTCACCCGGCTTGGAGGGGAGCTTCCCAAGGGCGTACTTCTCGTGGGACCGCCGGGGACGGGGAAAACCCTTATGGCCAAAGCCGTGGCGGGGGAGGCCGGAGTGCCCTTTTTCTCCATTTCGGGCTCCGATTTCGTGGAGATGTACGTGGGGGTTGGGGCGAGTCGGGTGCGGGATCTCTTCAAGAGCGCGAAGGAGAAAGCTCCGTGTATTATTTTCATCGACGAGATCGATGCCGTCGGCCGCTCGCGCGGGCGAAGCAATATGGTGGGGGGAAACGACGAGCGTGAGAATACGCTCAATCAACTCCTGGCGGAGATGGACGGATTCGGTTCCGACGAGGGCATCATCATTATGGCGGCCACGAATCGACCGGACGTGCTCGATTCGGCGCTGCTCCGCCCCGGTCGATTCGATCGACAAATCTTGGTTGAGAAGCCTGATCGGCGGGCACGGAAAAAGATTTTTGAGGTCCACGTCCGCACTCTTCGTCTGGCCGATACCGTGGAGCTCGAAATCCTTGCGGGACAGACGCCCGGTTTTGCCGGGGCCGAGATTGCAAATGTGTGCAACGAGGCGGCACTACTTGCGGCCCGCAAAGATAAAGAGCAGATCGAAATGGAGGACTTTGAGCAATCCATCGATCGGGTGATTGCGGGACTCGAAAAGAAAAACAAGATCATCTCACCGGAGGAGCGGGAGATCATTGCGTATCATGAATCGGGGCATGCCATCGTCGGGTGGTTTTTGGAGCACACGGATCCCGTCGTGAAGGTCTCGATTGTCCCCCGGGGCATGTCGGCTCTCGGTCACGCGCAGTATCTGCCGGAAGAGCGATATCTCTATTCGACCGAGGCGTTGCTGGATCGGATGACGATGGCCCTTGGAGGACGGGTGGCGGAGAGGCTTATCTTCGACCGCGTGACGACGGGAGCCCAGAATGATCTGGAGCGGATTACCAAAATGGCATACGCCATGGTCACCGACTACGGCATGAGCGAGCGCATCGGGAACCTCAGCTTCAACCTGTCCCAGCGGGAGGAGGAGCGCCCGATGTTTAGCAAGCCGTACTCGGACGCGACGGCCGAGGCGATCGACGAGGAGGTACGGAAGATTGTGAGCCGTGCGCGCGATCGGGCGCACCAGATGCTGGAAGAAAAGAGGGGACAACTGGAAGAGATGGCAGACGCCTTGCTCGAACAGGAGGTACTGGGCCCCGAGGAGCTTCTTCGGATTCTGGGCGAACGGCCCCACGGAGAATACGTCGATGTCGATCAGCGCGGGCGGGCACTGAGGGAGGCACCACCGCCTGCAGATGAGAGTCCCGCGGAGCGCGCTGGAAGTTCGTCTGAATCCGATGCATCCGGGGCCTCTACCGAAACCCAGGCGAACGGCCTCCCGTAG
- the rpsL gene encoding 30S ribosomal protein S12, with protein sequence MPTIQQLIRKGRKTEEKKSDAPALEGSPQRRGVCTRVYTTTPKKPNSALRKVARVRLTNGNEVTAYIPGEGHNLQEHSIVLVRGGRVKDLPGVKYHIVRGALDTAGVEDRRQGRSKYGTKKPTD encoded by the coding sequence GTGCCGACGATACAGCAACTGATTCGGAAGGGGCGAAAAACGGAAGAGAAGAAGAGTGATGCCCCTGCGCTAGAAGGGAGTCCTCAGCGGCGAGGGGTTTGCACGCGTGTGTACACAACCACGCCGAAGAAGCCGAACTCTGCGCTCCGAAAGGTTGCCCGTGTGCGCCTCACGAATGGCAATGAAGTGACGGCGTATATTCCCGGAGAGGGGCATAATCTTCAGGAGCACTCGATCGTGCTTGTGCGCGGAGGGCGTGTGAAGGACCTTCCGGGCGTCAAGTATCATATCGTTCGAGGGGCACTGGATACGGCGGGGGTGGAGGATCGCCGACAGGGCCGTTCGAAGTATGGCACGAAGAAGCCCACCGACTAG
- the rpsG gene encoding 30S ribosomal protein S7 — translation MARDKAAKKRTTQPDPMYRDDLVSRFVNAVMRDGKKSLAQRIVYDAFDVIEERTGEQGLEVFKKAVNNVAPLVEVRSRRVGGATYQVPIEVRPDRRVTLAFRWIIQYARARKEKSMSNRLASELINAARGEGGAVKKKDDTHRMAESNKAFAHFSF, via the coding sequence ATGGCACGCGACAAGGCAGCCAAAAAGCGCACGACTCAGCCCGATCCCATGTACCGGGACGATCTCGTCTCCCGGTTCGTGAACGCCGTGATGCGGGATGGGAAAAAGAGCTTGGCCCAACGCATTGTCTACGATGCCTTTGACGTCATCGAGGAGCGAACGGGAGAGCAAGGGCTTGAGGTCTTTAAGAAGGCCGTGAACAACGTGGCTCCGCTCGTAGAGGTTCGGAGCCGCCGCGTGGGGGGAGCGACCTATCAGGTGCCGATTGAGGTGCGCCCAGACCGCCGGGTTACACTGGCCTTCCGCTGGATTATCCAGTACGCACGAGCTCGGAAAGAAAAGAGCATGTCGAACCGGCTGGCGAGTGAGCTGATCAATGCGGCCCGGGGAGAGGGTGGGGCCGTGAAGAAGAAGGACGACACACACCGGATGGCGGAGTCGAATAAGGCGTTCGCCCACTTTAGTTTCTAG
- a CDS encoding elongation factor G, producing the protein MATENNEGFPLERTRNIGIMAHIDAGKTTATERILFYTGRLHRMGEVHEGAATMDFMEQEKERGITISSAATTCYWDDHRVNIIDTPGHVDFTVEVERSLRVLDGAIALFCAVGGVEPQSETVWRQADKYNVPRIGFVNKMDRTGADFENVLEMMEDRLNANPIPLQIPIGSGDMFRGVIDLIRNQAVVWDEESQGMKWDVLEVPDDLKPEAKQWRIKLLESVAEYDDELLMKYLEGEEEIQPEELEAVIRTATLNRDITPMFCGSALKNKGIQRLLDGVIKFLPSPNDVPPVTGHDPEEKRKVESAAKKAAKEAAEEADDDEEVEKPEVNEEDYEVVRHPREDEPFSAVAFKITTDPYVGKLTFIRVYSGTLESGSKVYSPTRDETERVGRLMFMHANSREDVDVIRAGDIAAVVGPKNLKTGDTICDPEHPVVLESMEFPEPVIRIAVEPKSKADRDKLMNGLVKLAEEDPTFNVSTDEETGQTIIAGMGELHLEIIVDRLRREFKVEANVGQPQVAYREAITRTVDEHYVLKKQSGGRGQFAEVYMEVGPSEEGKGLEFENEIKGGVIPKEFIPSVERGIESAMEDGPIAGYPIEGVKIRLYDGDHHEVDSDQNAFEIAGRLGFREAARNADPVLMEPVMDVEVITPEEYMGDIIGDLNSRRGRIGKMGQRNDAQVINAEVPLSEMFGYSTDLRSISQGRAIYTMQFETYEPVPDDIAKEILDEDTVGAAA; encoded by the coding sequence ATGGCTACTGAGAATAACGAAGGATTTCCGCTCGAACGGACGCGTAATATCGGCATCATGGCCCATATTGATGCCGGGAAGACCACTGCGACCGAGCGTATCCTCTTTTACACCGGTCGGCTTCACCGCATGGGGGAGGTCCATGAGGGAGCCGCAACCATGGACTTCATGGAGCAGGAGAAGGAGCGGGGCATTACGATTTCCTCCGCCGCTACAACCTGCTACTGGGACGACCACCGGGTGAACATTATCGACACCCCGGGGCACGTTGACTTTACGGTTGAGGTGGAGCGGTCGCTTCGCGTTCTGGACGGGGCCATTGCCTTGTTCTGTGCCGTTGGTGGTGTGGAGCCACAGTCCGAAACGGTGTGGCGGCAGGCCGACAAGTATAACGTTCCGCGGATCGGGTTCGTCAATAAGATGGACCGGACCGGGGCCGACTTCGAGAACGTCCTCGAGATGATGGAGGACCGCCTCAACGCCAATCCGATTCCGCTGCAGATTCCGATTGGCAGCGGCGATATGTTCCGCGGGGTCATTGACCTCATTCGGAACCAAGCCGTCGTTTGGGACGAGGAGTCCCAGGGGATGAAGTGGGACGTTCTTGAGGTCCCCGACGACCTGAAGCCGGAAGCGAAGCAGTGGCGCATCAAGCTCCTTGAAAGCGTCGCGGAGTACGACGACGAGCTTCTCATGAAGTATCTTGAGGGTGAAGAGGAGATCCAGCCCGAAGAACTGGAGGCCGTCATCCGAACGGCGACCCTCAACCGCGACATCACGCCGATGTTCTGCGGCTCGGCGCTTAAAAACAAGGGCATCCAGCGCCTGCTTGACGGCGTCATTAAGTTTCTCCCGAGCCCGAACGACGTGCCGCCGGTCACCGGCCACGATCCTGAGGAGAAGCGGAAGGTAGAGTCCGCTGCGAAAAAGGCTGCGAAAGAGGCGGCTGAAGAGGCGGACGACGATGAGGAGGTTGAGAAGCCCGAGGTAAACGAAGAGGATTACGAGGTCGTCCGGCATCCGCGCGAGGATGAGCCGTTTAGTGCCGTTGCTTTCAAGATTACCACCGACCCATACGTCGGAAAGCTTACGTTCATCCGCGTGTACAGCGGCACACTGGAGTCCGGGTCGAAGGTGTATAGCCCGACCCGCGACGAGACTGAGCGTGTTGGACGCCTTATGTTCATGCACGCCAACAGCCGTGAGGACGTGGACGTAATTCGCGCCGGCGACATTGCTGCCGTCGTGGGGCCGAAGAACCTCAAGACCGGCGATACGATCTGCGATCCTGAGCACCCGGTCGTGCTCGAGTCTATGGAGTTCCCGGAGCCGGTAATCCGGATTGCCGTGGAGCCGAAGTCGAAGGCCGACCGCGATAAGTTGATGAACGGCCTGGTGAAACTGGCCGAAGAGGACCCGACGTTCAATGTCTCGACCGATGAGGAGACGGGGCAGACGATTATTGCCGGGATGGGGGAGCTCCACCTGGAAATCATTGTTGATCGTCTCCGACGAGAGTTCAAGGTGGAGGCCAATGTTGGACAGCCGCAGGTTGCTTATCGCGAGGCCATTACACGCACTGTGGACGAGCACTACGTTCTCAAGAAGCAGTCCGGCGGTCGGGGACAGTTCGCCGAGGTGTACATGGAGGTCGGCCCGAGCGAGGAAGGCAAGGGACTTGAGTTTGAGAATGAAATCAAGGGCGGGGTTATCCCGAAAGAGTTCATTCCGTCGGTTGAGCGTGGAATCGAGAGTGCGATGGAGGACGGCCCGATTGCGGGATACCCGATCGAGGGCGTCAAGATTCGGCTCTACGATGGGGATCACCACGAGGTGGACTCCGACCAGAATGCCTTTGAGATTGCAGGCCGCCTCGGGTTCCGCGAAGCCGCTCGGAACGCCGATCCAGTGCTCATGGAGCCGGTCATGGATGTTGAAGTGATTACGCCAGAAGAGTACATGGGCGATATCATCGGGGATCTTAACAGCCGCCGTGGCCGCATTGGGAAGATGGGGCAGCGCAACGACGCGCAGGTCATTAACGCTGAGGTCCCACTTTCCGAGATGTTCGGCTACTCGACCGATCTCCGGTCGATCTCGCAGGGGCGAGCCATCTACACGATGCAGTTCGAGACCTACGAGCCTGTCCCCGATGACATCGCAAAAGAGATCCTCGACGAAGACACGGTCGGAGCCGCAGCGTAG
- the tuf gene encoding elongation factor Tu has protein sequence MAKEAFDRGKPHVNVGTIGHVDHGKTTLTAAITKVLAERVGGAAAKTFESIDNAPEERERGITIATSHVEYETENRHYAHVDCPGHADYVKNMVTGAAQMDGAILVVAATDGPMPQTREHILLARQVGVPYLVVFMNKTDLVDDAELLELVEMEVRELLTEYEFPGDEVPMVRGSALKALESEEEHEDKIMELMEAVDEYIPTPERDVEKPFLMPVEDIFSITGRGTVVTGRIERGKVQLQDEVDIVGMQEEKMESVVTGIEMFNKTLEEGEAGDNAGILLRGIEKEEVSRGMVLAEPGTVTPHKEFECEVYVLSKEEGGRHTPFFDGYQPQFYFRTTDVTGSIELEEGVEMVMPGDNATFKAKLIQPVALEEGLRFAIREGGQTVGAGVVSKILD, from the coding sequence ATGGCGAAAGAAGCCTTTGACCGAGGGAAGCCGCACGTAAATGTCGGAACGATCGGGCACGTTGACCACGGGAAGACGACGCTCACGGCCGCGATCACGAAGGTATTGGCCGAGCGTGTGGGAGGGGCGGCGGCCAAGACGTTCGAGTCGATTGACAACGCGCCGGAGGAGCGAGAGCGCGGGATTACGATTGCGACGTCCCACGTGGAGTACGAGACGGAGAACCGGCACTATGCGCACGTCGACTGTCCGGGGCACGCGGACTACGTGAAGAACATGGTGACGGGGGCGGCGCAGATGGACGGGGCGATTTTGGTGGTTGCGGCCACCGACGGCCCGATGCCGCAGACTCGAGAGCACATTTTGCTTGCGCGGCAGGTGGGGGTTCCGTACCTGGTGGTGTTCATGAACAAGACCGACCTGGTCGACGACGCGGAGCTGCTGGAGCTTGTGGAGATGGAGGTTCGGGAGCTTTTGACCGAGTATGAGTTTCCGGGAGACGAGGTGCCGATGGTGCGGGGGTCGGCCCTTAAGGCCCTCGAGAGCGAGGAGGAGCACGAGGACAAGATCATGGAGCTCATGGAGGCGGTCGACGAGTACATTCCGACGCCGGAGCGGGACGTGGAGAAGCCGTTCTTGATGCCGGTGGAGGACATCTTTTCGATCACGGGTCGGGGGACGGTTGTGACCGGTCGGATTGAGCGGGGGAAGGTGCAGCTGCAAGACGAGGTAGACATTGTCGGGATGCAGGAGGAGAAGATGGAGTCGGTGGTGACCGGCATTGAGATGTTCAACAAGACTCTGGAGGAGGGGGAGGCGGGAGACAACGCCGGCATTCTGCTCCGGGGGATTGAGAAGGAGGAGGTCAGCCGGGGAATGGTGTTGGCGGAGCCGGGGACGGTGACGCCGCACAAGGAGTTTGAGTGTGAGGTATACGTGCTTTCGAAGGAGGAGGGCGGTCGCCACACGCCGTTTTTCGACGGATACCAGCCGCAGTTTTACTTCCGGACGACCGATGTGACCGGATCGATTGAGCTGGAGGAGGGGGTAGAGATGGTGATGCCGGGGGACAACGCGACGTTCAAGGCGAAGTTGATACAGCCGGTGGCGTTGGAGGAGGGCCTTCGGTTTGCGATTCGGGAGGGAGGACAGACCGTGGGTGCGGGAGTGGTGAGCAAGATTCTGGACTAG
- the rpsJ gene encoding 30S ribosomal protein S10 codes for MATQQKIRIKLKSYDHSLIDKSAEKIIRTVKSTGAVVSGPVPLPTEKKVYTVLRGPHVDKKSREQFERRHHKRLIDILSSSSDTVDALMQLELPSGVDVEIKV; via the coding sequence ATGGCCACGCAGCAGAAGATTCGAATTAAGCTGAAATCGTACGACCACTCCCTGATCGATAAGAGTGCGGAGAAAATTATCCGCACGGTAAAGTCGACGGGAGCGGTAGTGAGTGGACCTGTTCCTCTCCCGACCGAGAAAAAGGTGTACACAGTGCTGCGCGGCCCCCACGTGGATAAAAAGAGCCGCGAGCAGTTTGAGCGCCGCCACCACAAGCGTTTGATCGACATTCTCTCGTCGAGCAGTGACACGGTGGATGCGCTGATGCAGCTTGAGTTGCCGAGCGGAGTGGATGTTGAGATCAAGGTTTAA
- the rplC gene encoding 50S ribosomal protein L3, with protein sequence MSSGLIGKKVGMTSVFDDDGNNVACTVIEAGPNVVTQVKQEEGPDGYDAVQLAFDNKKEKNTTKAMQGHFAEADSPPKQVVKEFRDFGEDVQQGDVVRVEDLFEEGETVDVVGVSKGKGFQGVVKRHGFSGVGMTTHGQSDRQRHPGSIGASADPSRVFKGLRMAGQTGGERTKIQNLTVVRILPDHDAILIKGSVPGPKSGYVELYKKTDAGA encoded by the coding sequence ATGAGTAGCGGACTGATCGGAAAAAAGGTGGGAATGACGAGCGTCTTTGATGACGACGGCAACAACGTTGCCTGCACAGTCATCGAGGCCGGCCCGAACGTCGTGACCCAGGTGAAGCAAGAAGAGGGTCCGGACGGCTATGACGCCGTGCAACTCGCCTTCGACAACAAGAAGGAGAAGAACACGACGAAGGCCATGCAAGGGCACTTTGCTGAGGCCGACTCGCCCCCAAAGCAGGTCGTGAAGGAGTTTCGCGACTTCGGCGAGGACGTACAGCAGGGCGACGTTGTGCGAGTGGAGGACCTTTTTGAGGAGGGTGAGACCGTGGATGTCGTGGGAGTATCGAAGGGGAAAGGATTCCAGGGCGTTGTGAAGCGCCACGGATTTAGTGGGGTAGGCATGACGACACACGGCCAGTCCGACCGTCAGCGCCACCCGGGCTCCATTGGGGCCTCCGCTGATCCCTCCCGCGTGTTTAAAGGACTACGGATGGCCGGGCAAACCGGAGGGGAGCGAACCAAGATTCAAAATCTGACGGTGGTTCGAATCCTTCCGGACCACGACGCCATCCTCATTAAGGGCTCCGTTCCGGGTCCCAAAAGCGGATACGTCGAACTCTACAAGAAGACCGACGCTGGCGCATAG
- the rplD gene encoding 50S ribosomal protein L4 — MDVDIYQNDGVSSGRTATLVPTVFDVEPNNHVIWLDVKRIQAHERQGTSKTQERSEVTGSTRKLYRQKGTGNARVGDAKSPIRRDGGRAHGARPRSYDHNLNLKEKRLARRSALSYKAESDSVRVVEDYSMDRPSTRELTDLLDLMEIGDEKVLFATTEVEKEIYHSAQNLSKVNVREVQSVNTVDILDADVVVFQEGALDWMTQVLAPDPVHA; from the coding sequence ATGGATGTCGACATTTATCAAAACGATGGCGTGAGCTCCGGCCGCACGGCGACCCTTGTGCCAACGGTGTTTGACGTGGAGCCGAACAATCACGTCATCTGGTTGGACGTGAAGCGGATCCAAGCCCATGAGCGACAGGGCACGAGCAAGACCCAGGAGCGTTCTGAGGTGACCGGCTCAACCCGAAAGCTTTACCGGCAGAAGGGGACCGGAAATGCTCGCGTTGGTGACGCCAAGTCCCCGATTCGCCGCGATGGAGGTAGGGCTCACGGCGCTCGTCCGCGTAGCTACGACCACAACCTGAATCTGAAGGAGAAGCGCCTTGCTCGACGCTCGGCCCTCTCCTATAAGGCCGAAAGCGATTCGGTGCGGGTGGTCGAAGACTACTCTATGGACCGTCCGAGCACTCGAGAGCTGACCGATCTCCTCGATCTCATGGAGATTGGAGACGAAAAAGTTCTGTTCGCCACAACGGAGGTAGAAAAAGAAATCTACCATAGCGCACAGAACTTGTCGAAGGTGAACGTTCGGGAAGTGCAGAGCGTCAACACCGTTGATATTCTCGATGCGGACGTGGTGGTTTTTCAGGAAGGAGCGCTCGACTGGATGACCCAGGTCCTCGCTCCCGATCCCGTTCACGCGTAA
- the rplW gene encoding 50S ribosomal protein L23: MSKRVLIRPYVTEKTTYQMEEGKYSFICGLDASKPEIRQAIEERYPGVDVAKVRTQVVPGKRRRQFRQGNMIEGRTSGFKKAIVELDPDGEQIDFFEGI, from the coding sequence ATGAGTAAACGCGTTCTCATTCGTCCCTACGTGACTGAGAAGACAACTTATCAGATGGAGGAGGGGAAGTACTCCTTTATCTGTGGGCTTGATGCCTCGAAGCCCGAAATCCGACAGGCCATTGAGGAGCGATATCCGGGGGTCGACGTCGCTAAGGTTCGCACTCAGGTCGTTCCGGGCAAGCGCCGTCGACAGTTCCGACAGGGGAACATGATCGAGGGACGAACCTCGGGCTTTAAGAAGGCCATCGTAGAGCTTGACCCCGATGGTGAACAGATCGACTTCTTTGAGGGAATTTAG
- the rplB gene encoding 50S ribosomal protein L2: protein MAIKKRKPTINSQRQYSVDDKEDVTSTEPERSLLEAMSNSGGRNNQGRMTMRYRGGGHKRRYRKIDFKRNDKDGIPARVATIEYDPNRSARISLLVYADGEKRYIVAPDGIEVGQTVMSGPQATADTGNCLPLTNIPLGTRVHCIEMRPGKGAQLARAAGTHAQLTAREGDYATLELPSGETRLVPSKCRATVGVTSNVEHFNIEIGKAGRSRWLGRRPRTRGVAMNPIDHPMGGGEGRASGGHPRSRKGVPAKGYKTRTRNKDSNKYIIRRRTESKSRKKSK, encoded by the coding sequence ATGGCGATTAAGAAGCGAAAGCCGACGATCAACAGTCAGCGCCAGTACTCGGTTGACGACAAGGAAGATGTGACGTCGACCGAGCCGGAGCGAAGCCTCCTGGAGGCAATGTCCAATAGTGGAGGCCGCAACAACCAGGGGCGCATGACGATGCGCTACCGGGGCGGTGGTCATAAGCGTCGTTACCGCAAGATTGACTTCAAGCGGAACGACAAGGATGGCATTCCTGCTCGGGTGGCGACAATCGAGTACGACCCCAACCGGTCGGCTCGGATCTCTCTCCTCGTCTACGCCGACGGTGAGAAGCGTTACATCGTTGCTCCCGATGGGATTGAAGTGGGGCAAACGGTGATGAGTGGACCTCAGGCAACCGCAGATACCGGTAACTGCCTTCCGCTTACGAATATCCCGCTCGGAACGCGCGTGCACTGCATCGAGATGCGACCGGGCAAGGGGGCACAGTTGGCCCGTGCGGCGGGGACGCATGCCCAGCTTACAGCTCGCGAAGGAGACTATGCGACGCTTGAGCTGCCGAGTGGAGAGACCCGCCTGGTACCGTCGAAATGCCGAGCCACGGTAGGCGTTACGAGCAACGTGGAGCACTTCAACATAGAAATTGGAAAGGCGGGGCGAAGCCGCTGGCTCGGGCGTCGACCTCGAACCCGAGGAGTTGCCATGAACCCGATCGACCACCCAATGGGCGGTGGAGAGGGACGTGCATCGGGGGGGCACCCGCGTTCCCGGAAGGGAGTCCCGGCGAAAGGGTACAAGACTCGGACGCGTAATAAGGACTCGAATAAGTACATTATTCGCCGTCGCACCGAGTCGAAGAGCCGGAAGAAATCAAAGTAA
- the rpsS gene encoding 30S ribosomal protein S19, translated as MPRSLRKGPYVYYKLQEKVEALNESDEKKVVKTWSRPSIITPDFVGHTFAVHNGRQFVPVYVSENMVGHKLGEFAPTRTFKEHSKAKVDKRARQKPGQ; from the coding sequence ATGCCGCGTTCTTTACGTAAGGGACCGTACGTCTACTACAAGCTTCAAGAAAAGGTTGAAGCGCTGAACGAGTCCGACGAGAAGAAGGTCGTGAAGACGTGGTCGCGGCCTTCGATCATCACGCCGGACTTTGTGGGGCATACGTTTGCCGTGCACAACGGTCGCCAGTTCGTTCCGGTGTACGTATCGGAAAACATGGTGGGCCACAAGCTTGGAGAGTTTGCCCCGACCCGAACGTTTAAGGAGCACTCGAAGGCGAAGGTGGACAAGCGCGCCCGACAGAAGCCGGGGCAGTAA
- the rplV gene encoding 50S ribosomal protein L22: MQARAVRKHIRSSPLKMRRVINLVRDRNVPEAVAILDYMPQKVTDVVETTIRSAVYNLMDQYDERFDEGSLQLKEIRADEGPTFQRWNPRARGRAAPIRKRTTHLTVVVEVTEEEPAEVA; this comes from the coding sequence ATGCAAGCACGAGCTGTACGCAAACACATTCGGAGCTCACCGCTGAAGATGCGGCGCGTCATCAATCTGGTGCGCGACCGCAATGTACCGGAAGCGGTAGCTATTCTCGATTACATGCCGCAGAAGGTCACGGACGTGGTGGAGACGACGATCCGCTCGGCCGTGTATAACCTGATGGATCAGTACGACGAGCGGTTTGACGAAGGATCACTTCAGCTGAAGGAGATCCGGGCCGACGAAGGGCCGACGTTTCAGCGTTGGAACCCGCGGGCCCGAGGACGAGCGGCCCCGATCCGAAAACGCACGACACACCTTACGGTGGTAGTCGAGGTCACAGAAGAGGAGCCGGCTGAGGTCGCGTAG
- the rpsC gene encoding 30S ribosomal protein S3, translating into MGQKTNPIGMRLGVIRGWDSNWYSEDDFQDKLVEDEEIRRYLHTRLKRAGLSRVVIERTPKRVILTLHTSRPGVVIGRGGSEVEKLREELKTLTGKDIQINISEIKRPELDATLVAKNIAQQLEGRISFRRAMKQAMQAAMRMGAEGVRIRASGRLGGAEMGRREEYLEGRVPLHTIRADIDFAQETARTIYGTIGVKVWIHRGEILGQPDLSPNVQAQQRKQMKETPQERRQRREGS; encoded by the coding sequence TTGGGTCAGAAAACAAACCCCATCGGAATGCGTCTCGGAGTGATTCGTGGTTGGGATTCCAACTGGTACTCCGAAGACGACTTTCAGGACAAGCTCGTTGAGGATGAAGAGATCCGGCGCTATCTCCATACCCGTCTCAAACGGGCAGGGCTCAGCCGGGTCGTCATTGAGCGAACGCCGAAGCGCGTGATTCTCACCCTTCACACGAGCCGCCCCGGGGTAGTGATCGGGCGTGGTGGTTCGGAGGTTGAGAAGCTCCGCGAAGAGCTGAAAACCCTCACGGGCAAAGACATTCAAATTAACATTAGCGAGATCAAACGTCCGGAACTGGACGCGACCCTCGTGGCCAAGAACATTGCTCAGCAGCTGGAGGGGCGTATTTCCTTCCGCCGGGCGATGAAGCAGGCCATGCAGGCCGCCATGCGAATGGGGGCTGAAGGGGTACGCATTCGGGCCTCGGGTCGTCTCGGCGGAGCCGAGATGGGCCGGCGCGAAGAGTACCTTGAAGGACGCGTGCCGCTGCACACGATCCGGGCCGACATTGACTTTGCCCAGGAAACCGCCCGTACCATCTACGGGACGATTGGGGTCAAGGTCTGGATCCATCGTGGTGAGATCCTGGGACAGCCTGATCTCAGCCCGAACGTGCAGGCCCAGCAGCGGAAGCAGATGAAGGAGACGCCGCAGGAGCGACGTCAGCGCCGAGAGGGCAGCTAG